A region from the Fundulus heteroclitus isolate FHET01 chromosome 22, MU-UCD_Fhet_4.1, whole genome shotgun sequence genome encodes:
- the zmiz1a gene encoding zinc finger MIZ domain-containing protein 1a isoform X3, translating to MKVKRRILLESKHRSLLVRIALLSSWCEELGRLLLLRHQKNRQNEPQGKVPMQPSMNSMKPGLTHSDGSFPYDSVPWQQNTNQPPGGSLSVVTTVWGVTNTSQSQVLCNPMANSNNHMNPGGNHMGSGMSASAAGLSSPQFSAQQQQFPNKGGSGQPYMQQGMYGRPGYPGGPGGYSGSYSGGPNAPHGGMGMSGHTRPPGDFTPPAAAAAAAAVAAAAATATATATATVAALQETQNKDMNQYGQMCPSFQMGPAPSYNSQFMNQPGPRGPPGGMNPAAMGSAMNNPNMSGPPMGMNQARTPGIGPFGGPSQRMPQQGYPGGPRQGIPMQGMKRPYPGEGGYGGQQFGPNSQFQPQQGQYPSSNPSRPLPSPNYPSQRMPVQQGQGQYPPGMPMGQYYKQEPFNGQSSGFTGGGYSYNQGSGPPRPGNYPHSPVPGNPTPPMTPGSSIPPYLSPNQDVKPPFPPDMKPNMTALPPPPGNPNEELRLTFPVRDGVVLEPFRLEHNLAVSNHVFHLRPSVHQTLMWRSDLELQFKCYHHEDRQMNTNWPASVQVSVNATPLTIERGDNKTSHKPLHLKHVCQPGRNTIQITVTACCCSHLFVLQLVHRPSVRSVLQGLLKKRLLPAEHCITKIKRNFSSVAASAGNTTLNGEDGVEQTAIKVSLKCPITFRRIQLPARGHDCKHVQCFDLESYLQLNCERGTWRCPVCNKTALLEGLEVDQYMWGILNAIQNSDFEEVTIDPTCSWRPVPIKSEVHIKEDPDGPLAKRFKTMSPSQMTMPNVMDMIAQLGPGPGHGPGPGPGPGPSSYPPHPGQHPSGNGGDYPGAGHSYHSQGSFDFPNGNPSGGGGGVGGGGGPPMNDFIHGPQLSHPPDGPGGLLPQDKPLSHAMNDAMSHSDQSHSSMQPSMHASPHAGSQSGPPLHHSGQSGQPLHHSGQSSQPPRQPQPQPQPQHPGQNSHPHGDLSFNPSSDAQLAQGAQDMPEPSLDLLPELANPEELLSYLDPPDLPANSNDDLLSLFENN from the exons CTCTGCTGTCGTCGTGGTGCGAGGAGCTCGGCCGTCTCCTCCTGCTGCGTCACCAGAAGAACAGGCAGAACGAACCGCAGGGAAAAGTCCCCATGCAGCCCAGCATGAACAGCATGAAGCCTGGTCTCACACACAG CGATGGATCCTTTCCTTATGACTCTGTCCCCTGGCAACAAAACACCAACCAGCCCCCAGGAGGGTCACTATCCGTGGTTACAACAGTGTGGGGTGTGACCAACACGTCACAGAGTCAG GTGCTGTGTAACCCTATGGCCAACAGCAACAACCACATGAACCCCGGGGGGAACCACATGGGATCGGGCATGTCTGCCAGCGCAGCGGGGCTCAGTTCGCCGCAGTTCAGcgcccagcagcagcagttccCAAACAAAGGAGGCTCTGGGCAGCCGTACATGCAGCAGGGCATGTACGGCAGGCCCGGCTACCCCGGCGGTCCTGGGGGATACAGCGGAAG TTACTCTGGTGGTCCAAACGCCCCTCATGGAGGTATGGGGATGAGCGGCCACACGCGCCCGCCTGGTGACTTCACTCccccggctgctgctgctgcggctgcggccgttgccgctgctgctgccacaGCCACGGCCACGGCGACCGCCACAGTGGCGGCTCTGCAGGAAACACAGAATAAAGACATGAACCAGTACGGTCAG ATGTGCCCGTCGTTCCAAATGGGCCCCGCACCGTCCTACAACAGCCAGTTCATGAACCAGCCGGGTCCACGGGGACCCCCTGGTGGTATGAATCCAGCCGCCATGGGCTCAGCCATGAACAACCCCAACATGAGCGGTCCTCCGATGGGCATGAACCAAGCTCGAACCCCAGGCATCGGACCCTTTGGAGGTCCCAGCCAGAGGATGCCTCAGCAAGGGTATCCTGGGGGCCCGCGACAGGGCATTCCCATGCAGGGGATGAAGAGGCCGTATCCTGGGGAG GGGGGCTATGGGGGTCAGCAGTTCGGGCCAAACAGCCAGTTCCAGCCGCAGCAGGGACAGTACCCGTCATCTAACCCGTCTCGGCCGCTGCCTTCGCCTAACTACCCCAGCCAGAGGATGCCTGTGCAGCAGGGCCAGGGACAGTACCCCCCTGGTATGCCCATGGGCCAGTACTACAAG CAAGAGCCCTTCAATGGTCAGAGCAGCGGCTTCACAGGAGGTGGATACTCCTATAACCAAGGCAGCGGG CCCCCCAGGCCGGGTAACTACCCCCACTCTCCGGTCCCTGGAAACCCGACTCCTCCCATGACCCCAGGAAGCAGTATTCCCCCTTACCTGTCGCCAAACCAGGACGTGAAGCCCCCGTTTCCACCTGACATGAAACCAAATATGACAGCACTTCCGCCCCCTCCGG GCAACCCGAATGAGGAGCTGCGGCTGACGTTCCCGGTCAGGGACGGGGTGGTGCTGGAGCCGTTCCGCCTGGAGCACAACCTGGCGGTCAGTAACCACGTCTTCCATCTGCGACCCTCCGTCCACCAGACGCTCATGTGGAG GTCCGACCTTGAACTCCAGTTTAAGTGCTACCACCACGAGGACAGGCAGATGAACACCAACTGGCCGGCCTCGGTTCAGGTCAGCGTCAACGCCACGCCGCTCACCATCGAGCGGGGCGACAACAAAACCTCCCACAAGCCGCTGCACCTAAAGCACGTTTGCCAGCCGGGGAGGAACACCATCCAGATCACCGTCACCGCCTGCTGCTGC TCCCACCTGTTTGTGCTGCAGCTGGTCCATCGGCCCTCTGTGCGCTCCGTCCTCCAGGGGCTCCTGAAGAAGAGGCTCCTTCCTGCCGAGCACTGCATCACCAAGA TTAAGAGGAACTTCAGCAGCGTAGCAGCGTCGGCGGGCAACACCACTCTCAACGGAGAGGACGGCGTGGAGCAGACGGCCATCAAAGTGTCGCTGAAATGTCCCATTACCTTTCGACGGATCCAGCTCCCCGCACGGGGGCACGACTGCAAGCACGTGCAG TGCTTCGATTTGGAGTCCTACTTGCAGCTCAACTGTGAGAGGGGGACATGGAGGTGTCCTGTGTGCAA TAAAACAGCATTACTAGAAGGTCTGGAGGTGGACCAGTATATGTGGGGTATCCTCAACGCCATCCAAAA CTCAGATTTCGAGGAGGTCACCATAGACCCCACGTGTAGCTGGAGGCCGGTTCCCATCAAGTCTGAGGTGCACATCAAGGAGGATCCAGATGGACCGCTGGCGAAGCGCTTTAAGACCATGAGCCCGAGTCAGATGACCATGCCCAACGTTATGGACATGATCGCTCAGCTGGGGCCCGGTCCAGGACACGGTCCAGGGCCCGGGCCAGGACCTGGTCCAAGTTCCTACCCGCCTCACCCTGGACAGCATCCCAGCGGAAATGGAGGAGATTACCCTGGAGCAG GCCACAGCTACCACAGTCAAGGTAGCTTCGACTTCCCCAACGGGAACCCATCTGGTGGCGGTGGTGGCgttggaggaggaggtggtccTCCTATGAATGATTTCATCCATGGCCCACAGCTCTCCCATCCTCCTGATGGACCTGGTGGTCTTCTCCCCCAGGACAAGCCCCTTAGCCACGCCATGAACGATGCA ATGTCCCATTCAGATCAGTCCCATAGCTCCATGCAGCCGAGCATGCATGCGTCTCCCCATGCTGGCAGCCAATCAGGGCCTCCCTTACATCACAGCGGCCAGTCAGGGCAGCCCCTGCATCACAGCGGCCAATCGTCGCAGCCTCCTCGCCAGCCGCAGCCCCAGCCGCAGCCTCAGCACCCTGGGCAGAACAGTCACCCCCACGGCGATCTGAGCTTTAACCCCTCCTCAGACGCGCAGCTGGCCCAGGGAGCCCAGGACATGCCCGAACCCTCCCTGGAT ctgcttccggagttgGCCAATCCGGAAGAGTTACTTTCCTACCTGGACCCTCCCGACCTGCCCGCCAACAGCAACGACGACCTACTCTCCCTTTTCGAGAACAACTAG
- the zmiz1a gene encoding zinc finger MIZ domain-containing protein 1a isoform X1, with protein MNTLPSMDRHIQQTNDRLQCIKQHLQNPANFHSAATELLDWCGDPRAFQRPFEQSLMGCLTVVSRVAAQQGFDLDLGYRLLAVCAANRDKFTPKSAETSTCRRCQSDSALLSSWCEELGRLLLLRHQKNRQNEPQGKVPMQPSMNSMKPGLTHSDGSFPYDSVPWQQNTNQPPGGSLSVVTTVWGVTNTSQSQVLCNPMANSNNHMNPGGNHMGSGMSASAAGLSSPQFSAQQQQFPNKGGSGQPYMQQGMYGRPGYPGGPGGYSGSYSGGPNAPHGGMGMSGHTRPPGDFTPPAAAAAAAAVAAAAATATATATATVAALQETQNKDMNQYGQMCPSFQMGPAPSYNSQFMNQPGPRGPPGGMNPAAMGSAMNNPNMSGPPMGMNQARTPGIGPFGGPSQRMPQQGYPGGPRQGIPMQGMKRPYPGEGGYGGQQFGPNSQFQPQQGQYPSSNPSRPLPSPNYPSQRMPVQQGQGQYPPGMPMGQYYKQEPFNGQSSGFTGGGYSYNQGSGPPRPGNYPHSPVPGNPTPPMTPGSSIPPYLSPNQDVKPPFPPDMKPNMTALPPPPGNPNEELRLTFPVRDGVVLEPFRLEHNLAVSNHVFHLRPSVHQTLMWRSDLELQFKCYHHEDRQMNTNWPASVQVSVNATPLTIERGDNKTSHKPLHLKHVCQPGRNTIQITVTACCCSHLFVLQLVHRPSVRSVLQGLLKKRLLPAEHCITKIKRNFSSVAASAGNTTLNGEDGVEQTAIKVSLKCPITFRRIQLPARGHDCKHVQCFDLESYLQLNCERGTWRCPVCNKTALLEGLEVDQYMWGILNAIQNSDFEEVTIDPTCSWRPVPIKSEVHIKEDPDGPLAKRFKTMSPSQMTMPNVMDMIAQLGPGPGHGPGPGPGPGPSSYPPHPGQHPSGNGGDYPGAGHSYHSQGSFDFPNGNPSGGGGGVGGGGGPPMNDFIHGPQLSHPPDGPGGLLPQDKPLSHAMNDAMSHSDQSHSSMQPSMHASPHAGSQSGPPLHHSGQSGQPLHHSGQSSQPPRQPQPQPQPQHPGQNSHPHGDLSFNPSSDAQLAQGAQDMPEPSLDLLPELANPEELLSYLDPPDLPANSNDDLLSLFENN; from the exons CTCTGCTGTCGTCGTGGTGCGAGGAGCTCGGCCGTCTCCTCCTGCTGCGTCACCAGAAGAACAGGCAGAACGAACCGCAGGGAAAAGTCCCCATGCAGCCCAGCATGAACAGCATGAAGCCTGGTCTCACACACAG CGATGGATCCTTTCCTTATGACTCTGTCCCCTGGCAACAAAACACCAACCAGCCCCCAGGAGGGTCACTATCCGTGGTTACAACAGTGTGGGGTGTGACCAACACGTCACAGAGTCAG GTGCTGTGTAACCCTATGGCCAACAGCAACAACCACATGAACCCCGGGGGGAACCACATGGGATCGGGCATGTCTGCCAGCGCAGCGGGGCTCAGTTCGCCGCAGTTCAGcgcccagcagcagcagttccCAAACAAAGGAGGCTCTGGGCAGCCGTACATGCAGCAGGGCATGTACGGCAGGCCCGGCTACCCCGGCGGTCCTGGGGGATACAGCGGAAG TTACTCTGGTGGTCCAAACGCCCCTCATGGAGGTATGGGGATGAGCGGCCACACGCGCCCGCCTGGTGACTTCACTCccccggctgctgctgctgcggctgcggccgttgccgctgctgctgccacaGCCACGGCCACGGCGACCGCCACAGTGGCGGCTCTGCAGGAAACACAGAATAAAGACATGAACCAGTACGGTCAG ATGTGCCCGTCGTTCCAAATGGGCCCCGCACCGTCCTACAACAGCCAGTTCATGAACCAGCCGGGTCCACGGGGACCCCCTGGTGGTATGAATCCAGCCGCCATGGGCTCAGCCATGAACAACCCCAACATGAGCGGTCCTCCGATGGGCATGAACCAAGCTCGAACCCCAGGCATCGGACCCTTTGGAGGTCCCAGCCAGAGGATGCCTCAGCAAGGGTATCCTGGGGGCCCGCGACAGGGCATTCCCATGCAGGGGATGAAGAGGCCGTATCCTGGGGAG GGGGGCTATGGGGGTCAGCAGTTCGGGCCAAACAGCCAGTTCCAGCCGCAGCAGGGACAGTACCCGTCATCTAACCCGTCTCGGCCGCTGCCTTCGCCTAACTACCCCAGCCAGAGGATGCCTGTGCAGCAGGGCCAGGGACAGTACCCCCCTGGTATGCCCATGGGCCAGTACTACAAG CAAGAGCCCTTCAATGGTCAGAGCAGCGGCTTCACAGGAGGTGGATACTCCTATAACCAAGGCAGCGGG CCCCCCAGGCCGGGTAACTACCCCCACTCTCCGGTCCCTGGAAACCCGACTCCTCCCATGACCCCAGGAAGCAGTATTCCCCCTTACCTGTCGCCAAACCAGGACGTGAAGCCCCCGTTTCCACCTGACATGAAACCAAATATGACAGCACTTCCGCCCCCTCCGG GCAACCCGAATGAGGAGCTGCGGCTGACGTTCCCGGTCAGGGACGGGGTGGTGCTGGAGCCGTTCCGCCTGGAGCACAACCTGGCGGTCAGTAACCACGTCTTCCATCTGCGACCCTCCGTCCACCAGACGCTCATGTGGAG GTCCGACCTTGAACTCCAGTTTAAGTGCTACCACCACGAGGACAGGCAGATGAACACCAACTGGCCGGCCTCGGTTCAGGTCAGCGTCAACGCCACGCCGCTCACCATCGAGCGGGGCGACAACAAAACCTCCCACAAGCCGCTGCACCTAAAGCACGTTTGCCAGCCGGGGAGGAACACCATCCAGATCACCGTCACCGCCTGCTGCTGC TCCCACCTGTTTGTGCTGCAGCTGGTCCATCGGCCCTCTGTGCGCTCCGTCCTCCAGGGGCTCCTGAAGAAGAGGCTCCTTCCTGCCGAGCACTGCATCACCAAGA TTAAGAGGAACTTCAGCAGCGTAGCAGCGTCGGCGGGCAACACCACTCTCAACGGAGAGGACGGCGTGGAGCAGACGGCCATCAAAGTGTCGCTGAAATGTCCCATTACCTTTCGACGGATCCAGCTCCCCGCACGGGGGCACGACTGCAAGCACGTGCAG TGCTTCGATTTGGAGTCCTACTTGCAGCTCAACTGTGAGAGGGGGACATGGAGGTGTCCTGTGTGCAA TAAAACAGCATTACTAGAAGGTCTGGAGGTGGACCAGTATATGTGGGGTATCCTCAACGCCATCCAAAA CTCAGATTTCGAGGAGGTCACCATAGACCCCACGTGTAGCTGGAGGCCGGTTCCCATCAAGTCTGAGGTGCACATCAAGGAGGATCCAGATGGACCGCTGGCGAAGCGCTTTAAGACCATGAGCCCGAGTCAGATGACCATGCCCAACGTTATGGACATGATCGCTCAGCTGGGGCCCGGTCCAGGACACGGTCCAGGGCCCGGGCCAGGACCTGGTCCAAGTTCCTACCCGCCTCACCCTGGACAGCATCCCAGCGGAAATGGAGGAGATTACCCTGGAGCAG GCCACAGCTACCACAGTCAAGGTAGCTTCGACTTCCCCAACGGGAACCCATCTGGTGGCGGTGGTGGCgttggaggaggaggtggtccTCCTATGAATGATTTCATCCATGGCCCACAGCTCTCCCATCCTCCTGATGGACCTGGTGGTCTTCTCCCCCAGGACAAGCCCCTTAGCCACGCCATGAACGATGCA ATGTCCCATTCAGATCAGTCCCATAGCTCCATGCAGCCGAGCATGCATGCGTCTCCCCATGCTGGCAGCCAATCAGGGCCTCCCTTACATCACAGCGGCCAGTCAGGGCAGCCCCTGCATCACAGCGGCCAATCGTCGCAGCCTCCTCGCCAGCCGCAGCCCCAGCCGCAGCCTCAGCACCCTGGGCAGAACAGTCACCCCCACGGCGATCTGAGCTTTAACCCCTCCTCAGACGCGCAGCTGGCCCAGGGAGCCCAGGACATGCCCGAACCCTCCCTGGAT ctgcttccggagttgGCCAATCCGGAAGAGTTACTTTCCTACCTGGACCCTCCCGACCTGCCCGCCAACAGCAACGACGACCTACTCTCCCTTTTCGAGAACAACTAG
- the zmiz1a gene encoding zinc finger MIZ domain-containing protein 1a isoform X2, with product MNTLPSMDRHIQQTNDRLQCIKQHLQNPANFHSAATELLDWCGDPRAFQRPFEQSLMGCLTVVSRVAAQQGFDLDLGYRLLAVCAANRDKFTPKSAALLSSWCEELGRLLLLRHQKNRQNEPQGKVPMQPSMNSMKPGLTHSDGSFPYDSVPWQQNTNQPPGGSLSVVTTVWGVTNTSQSQVLCNPMANSNNHMNPGGNHMGSGMSASAAGLSSPQFSAQQQQFPNKGGSGQPYMQQGMYGRPGYPGGPGGYSGSYSGGPNAPHGGMGMSGHTRPPGDFTPPAAAAAAAAVAAAAATATATATATVAALQETQNKDMNQYGQMCPSFQMGPAPSYNSQFMNQPGPRGPPGGMNPAAMGSAMNNPNMSGPPMGMNQARTPGIGPFGGPSQRMPQQGYPGGPRQGIPMQGMKRPYPGEGGYGGQQFGPNSQFQPQQGQYPSSNPSRPLPSPNYPSQRMPVQQGQGQYPPGMPMGQYYKQEPFNGQSSGFTGGGYSYNQGSGPPRPGNYPHSPVPGNPTPPMTPGSSIPPYLSPNQDVKPPFPPDMKPNMTALPPPPGNPNEELRLTFPVRDGVVLEPFRLEHNLAVSNHVFHLRPSVHQTLMWRSDLELQFKCYHHEDRQMNTNWPASVQVSVNATPLTIERGDNKTSHKPLHLKHVCQPGRNTIQITVTACCCSHLFVLQLVHRPSVRSVLQGLLKKRLLPAEHCITKIKRNFSSVAASAGNTTLNGEDGVEQTAIKVSLKCPITFRRIQLPARGHDCKHVQCFDLESYLQLNCERGTWRCPVCNKTALLEGLEVDQYMWGILNAIQNSDFEEVTIDPTCSWRPVPIKSEVHIKEDPDGPLAKRFKTMSPSQMTMPNVMDMIAQLGPGPGHGPGPGPGPGPSSYPPHPGQHPSGNGGDYPGAGHSYHSQGSFDFPNGNPSGGGGGVGGGGGPPMNDFIHGPQLSHPPDGPGGLLPQDKPLSHAMNDAMSHSDQSHSSMQPSMHASPHAGSQSGPPLHHSGQSGQPLHHSGQSSQPPRQPQPQPQPQHPGQNSHPHGDLSFNPSSDAQLAQGAQDMPEPSLDLLPELANPEELLSYLDPPDLPANSNDDLLSLFENN from the exons CTCTGCTGTCGTCGTGGTGCGAGGAGCTCGGCCGTCTCCTCCTGCTGCGTCACCAGAAGAACAGGCAGAACGAACCGCAGGGAAAAGTCCCCATGCAGCCCAGCATGAACAGCATGAAGCCTGGTCTCACACACAG CGATGGATCCTTTCCTTATGACTCTGTCCCCTGGCAACAAAACACCAACCAGCCCCCAGGAGGGTCACTATCCGTGGTTACAACAGTGTGGGGTGTGACCAACACGTCACAGAGTCAG GTGCTGTGTAACCCTATGGCCAACAGCAACAACCACATGAACCCCGGGGGGAACCACATGGGATCGGGCATGTCTGCCAGCGCAGCGGGGCTCAGTTCGCCGCAGTTCAGcgcccagcagcagcagttccCAAACAAAGGAGGCTCTGGGCAGCCGTACATGCAGCAGGGCATGTACGGCAGGCCCGGCTACCCCGGCGGTCCTGGGGGATACAGCGGAAG TTACTCTGGTGGTCCAAACGCCCCTCATGGAGGTATGGGGATGAGCGGCCACACGCGCCCGCCTGGTGACTTCACTCccccggctgctgctgctgcggctgcggccgttgccgctgctgctgccacaGCCACGGCCACGGCGACCGCCACAGTGGCGGCTCTGCAGGAAACACAGAATAAAGACATGAACCAGTACGGTCAG ATGTGCCCGTCGTTCCAAATGGGCCCCGCACCGTCCTACAACAGCCAGTTCATGAACCAGCCGGGTCCACGGGGACCCCCTGGTGGTATGAATCCAGCCGCCATGGGCTCAGCCATGAACAACCCCAACATGAGCGGTCCTCCGATGGGCATGAACCAAGCTCGAACCCCAGGCATCGGACCCTTTGGAGGTCCCAGCCAGAGGATGCCTCAGCAAGGGTATCCTGGGGGCCCGCGACAGGGCATTCCCATGCAGGGGATGAAGAGGCCGTATCCTGGGGAG GGGGGCTATGGGGGTCAGCAGTTCGGGCCAAACAGCCAGTTCCAGCCGCAGCAGGGACAGTACCCGTCATCTAACCCGTCTCGGCCGCTGCCTTCGCCTAACTACCCCAGCCAGAGGATGCCTGTGCAGCAGGGCCAGGGACAGTACCCCCCTGGTATGCCCATGGGCCAGTACTACAAG CAAGAGCCCTTCAATGGTCAGAGCAGCGGCTTCACAGGAGGTGGATACTCCTATAACCAAGGCAGCGGG CCCCCCAGGCCGGGTAACTACCCCCACTCTCCGGTCCCTGGAAACCCGACTCCTCCCATGACCCCAGGAAGCAGTATTCCCCCTTACCTGTCGCCAAACCAGGACGTGAAGCCCCCGTTTCCACCTGACATGAAACCAAATATGACAGCACTTCCGCCCCCTCCGG GCAACCCGAATGAGGAGCTGCGGCTGACGTTCCCGGTCAGGGACGGGGTGGTGCTGGAGCCGTTCCGCCTGGAGCACAACCTGGCGGTCAGTAACCACGTCTTCCATCTGCGACCCTCCGTCCACCAGACGCTCATGTGGAG GTCCGACCTTGAACTCCAGTTTAAGTGCTACCACCACGAGGACAGGCAGATGAACACCAACTGGCCGGCCTCGGTTCAGGTCAGCGTCAACGCCACGCCGCTCACCATCGAGCGGGGCGACAACAAAACCTCCCACAAGCCGCTGCACCTAAAGCACGTTTGCCAGCCGGGGAGGAACACCATCCAGATCACCGTCACCGCCTGCTGCTGC TCCCACCTGTTTGTGCTGCAGCTGGTCCATCGGCCCTCTGTGCGCTCCGTCCTCCAGGGGCTCCTGAAGAAGAGGCTCCTTCCTGCCGAGCACTGCATCACCAAGA TTAAGAGGAACTTCAGCAGCGTAGCAGCGTCGGCGGGCAACACCACTCTCAACGGAGAGGACGGCGTGGAGCAGACGGCCATCAAAGTGTCGCTGAAATGTCCCATTACCTTTCGACGGATCCAGCTCCCCGCACGGGGGCACGACTGCAAGCACGTGCAG TGCTTCGATTTGGAGTCCTACTTGCAGCTCAACTGTGAGAGGGGGACATGGAGGTGTCCTGTGTGCAA TAAAACAGCATTACTAGAAGGTCTGGAGGTGGACCAGTATATGTGGGGTATCCTCAACGCCATCCAAAA CTCAGATTTCGAGGAGGTCACCATAGACCCCACGTGTAGCTGGAGGCCGGTTCCCATCAAGTCTGAGGTGCACATCAAGGAGGATCCAGATGGACCGCTGGCGAAGCGCTTTAAGACCATGAGCCCGAGTCAGATGACCATGCCCAACGTTATGGACATGATCGCTCAGCTGGGGCCCGGTCCAGGACACGGTCCAGGGCCCGGGCCAGGACCTGGTCCAAGTTCCTACCCGCCTCACCCTGGACAGCATCCCAGCGGAAATGGAGGAGATTACCCTGGAGCAG GCCACAGCTACCACAGTCAAGGTAGCTTCGACTTCCCCAACGGGAACCCATCTGGTGGCGGTGGTGGCgttggaggaggaggtggtccTCCTATGAATGATTTCATCCATGGCCCACAGCTCTCCCATCCTCCTGATGGACCTGGTGGTCTTCTCCCCCAGGACAAGCCCCTTAGCCACGCCATGAACGATGCA ATGTCCCATTCAGATCAGTCCCATAGCTCCATGCAGCCGAGCATGCATGCGTCTCCCCATGCTGGCAGCCAATCAGGGCCTCCCTTACATCACAGCGGCCAGTCAGGGCAGCCCCTGCATCACAGCGGCCAATCGTCGCAGCCTCCTCGCCAGCCGCAGCCCCAGCCGCAGCCTCAGCACCCTGGGCAGAACAGTCACCCCCACGGCGATCTGAGCTTTAACCCCTCCTCAGACGCGCAGCTGGCCCAGGGAGCCCAGGACATGCCCGAACCCTCCCTGGAT ctgcttccggagttgGCCAATCCGGAAGAGTTACTTTCCTACCTGGACCCTCCCGACCTGCCCGCCAACAGCAACGACGACCTACTCTCCCTTTTCGAGAACAACTAG